In the Candidatus Electrothrix rattekaaiensis genome, one interval contains:
- a CDS encoding FAD-dependent oxidoreductase: MMKYVIVGGSIAATTALNVIRVNSPDAEIQVVADEAMPFYYRALIPFLLDKSRLVEEILFTEQPTDDERVHFSHDRCIGVDSEQQVIGLASGSTLAYDKLLLAAGSCSLTPDIAGVDSEGVFTLRNMDEALRVREYLQGCRNAVVVGGALAGIKMAEALHRTGVQVTVVEQLPHILPFIADTETADRMSEKLRQEGIEILTQDSAEEILAADNKATGVRLSSGKRVTADLVLLMTGVRPNIEFLADSGIAVDQAVLTNREMQTSVPDIYAAGDMVQFHDAVIDQDVVSALWGNAVHMGRTAGFNMSGIQAYVPPLLSSLNSTEIAGLPIISAGLLHTQSDRYAVYTEAQGENYRKLIFDQDRLVGMIFLGDVSRAGVYTNLIRNRIPLGDRRDAVLKEVMSAIL; the protein is encoded by the coding sequence ATGATGAAGTATGTTATTGTAGGCGGCTCCATTGCCGCCACCACGGCCCTCAATGTGATCCGGGTAAACAGTCCTGATGCGGAGATTCAGGTGGTTGCTGATGAGGCAATGCCCTTTTATTACCGTGCCCTGATCCCCTTTCTGCTGGACAAAAGCCGTCTGGTAGAGGAGATTCTCTTTACTGAACAGCCCACGGATGATGAACGAGTCCACTTTAGCCATGATCGCTGTATCGGTGTGGACTCGGAACAACAGGTCATCGGCCTAGCATCAGGCAGCACCCTAGCCTATGACAAGCTCCTGCTGGCAGCGGGTAGCTGTTCGCTTACCCCTGATATTGCCGGGGTCGACAGTGAAGGGGTCTTTACCCTGCGCAATATGGACGAGGCACTCAGGGTCCGGGAGTATCTGCAAGGATGCCGCAATGCTGTGGTTGTCGGCGGTGCGCTGGCTGGCATCAAAATGGCCGAGGCCCTGCACCGAACAGGTGTGCAGGTAACCGTGGTTGAGCAGCTCCCGCATATTTTGCCCTTCATAGCAGACACGGAAACCGCTGACCGCATGTCTGAAAAGCTACGCCAGGAGGGGATAGAAATCCTCACCCAAGACTCTGCCGAGGAGATCCTTGCTGCTGATAACAAGGCGACAGGGGTCCGTCTCTCCTCAGGGAAAAGAGTGACAGCGGATCTGGTTCTGCTGATGACCGGCGTGCGGCCGAATATTGAGTTCCTTGCCGACTCGGGCATTGCTGTTGATCAGGCGGTGCTGACAAACCGGGAAATGCAGACCTCGGTCCCGGATATCTATGCTGCCGGGGACATGGTCCAGTTTCATGATGCGGTTATAGATCAGGACGTTGTCAGTGCTCTCTGGGGTAATGCCGTGCATATGGGGCGGACAGCAGGCTTCAATATGAGCGGCATCCAAGCCTATGTGCCGCCCCTGCTTTCCTCGCTCAACAGCACCGAGATCGCCGGGCTGCCGATCATCTCGGCTGGTCTGCTGCATACCCAGTCAGATCGATATGCCGTCTATACCGAGGCCCAGGGCGAGAATTACCGCAAACTGATCTTTGATCAGGATCGTCTCGTGGGCATGATCTTTCTCGGTGATGTGAGCCGGGCCGGTGTGTACACCAACCTGATCCGCAACCGGATTCCGTTGGGGGATCGTCGGGATGCCGTGCTCAAGGAGGTTATGTCTGCAATCCTATAA
- a CDS encoding 4Fe-4S dicluster domain-containing protein, with amino-acid sequence MEVIYVRTDRCVGCKTCEIECRIAHADNEKTLFAAVSQARPPKRRLFVEQGETGKTPIICRHCEEAPCIVDCISGSIYRDEQGFVRRKKERCMGCWSCIMACPFGVVVRDAEAHIAVKCDHCPDLDIPACVAGCPTKALQLVDVDSLPQERRKELLLKKEV; translated from the coding sequence ATGGAAGTTATTTATGTACGAACGGATCGTTGCGTGGGCTGCAAGACCTGTGAGATCGAATGCAGGATTGCCCATGCCGATAATGAGAAAACCCTGTTTGCCGCAGTCAGTCAAGCGCGGCCTCCCAAGAGGAGGCTGTTCGTGGAACAGGGCGAAACAGGAAAGACCCCGATTATCTGCCGCCATTGCGAAGAGGCTCCCTGTATTGTTGATTGCATCAGCGGCAGCATCTATCGGGACGAGCAGGGTTTTGTCCGTCGCAAAAAGGAACGCTGCATGGGCTGCTGGTCCTGCATTATGGCCTGCCCCTTTGGCGTGGTTGTCCGGGATGCAGAGGCCCATATCGCAGTGAAATGCGACCATTGCCCTGATCTGGACATACCGGCCTGTGTGGCGGGCTGCCCGACCAAGGCCTTGCAGCTGGTTGATGTGGACAGCCTGCCTCAGGAGCGACGCAAAGAACTGCTGCTCAAAAAAGAGGTCTGA
- the cooS gene encoding anaerobic carbon-monoxide dehydrogenase catalytic subunit — MERSTDKAVIHVLNNHKGGKQVQTVWDRYEAQQPQCGFGELGVCCRHCMQGPCRIDPFGEGPDRGICGATADTIVARGLARAIAGGTASHSGHALHVAHVFKKILTGEAPDYAIRDEVKLKAVAVRIGIDVEGRSVVDIARELLDKALAEFGDKGEPLTWAASTVPHGRIDVCRELGIVPTSIDSTIAEVMHRTTYGVDADPINILLGALKCAVADYTACHLATDLSDILFGTPQPVISKANLGVLREEAVNIALHGHNPLLSDIIAQVASEPELIAEAKKAGAIEGLNVVGICCTGNEVLMRHGIPLATSSVSQEVAIMTGALDAMVVDYQCIMPAVATVAECFHTKVITTMPIAKMPGAEHMAFDDENAAECARAIVRQGIERFKLRNPDKVCIPQESSTAIAGFSAEAIIGALAKVNADDPLKPLIDNIVAGNIRGICLFAGCNTVKVPQDHNYVEMVKKLLAENVLILATGCASSAYARHGFMTSEATKKYAGKGLAAVLTAIGEAAGLEAALPPVLHMGSCVDNPRAVDVAAAVADKLGVDMSQLPVVASAPEAVTEKAVAIGTWAVVGGFPTHLGVIPPVLGSKLVTETLTATLKDLLGGYFIVEPDPLKAADALLAVIDERRAGLGLS, encoded by the coding sequence ATGGAACGATCAACCGACAAGGCAGTCATTCATGTACTGAACAATCATAAAGGCGGCAAGCAGGTTCAGACTGTTTGGGATAGATATGAGGCCCAGCAACCGCAATGCGGTTTCGGCGAACTCGGTGTCTGTTGCCGTCACTGTATGCAGGGGCCCTGCCGCATTGACCCCTTTGGTGAAGGCCCTGACCGTGGTATCTGCGGGGCAACGGCGGACACCATTGTTGCCCGTGGTCTGGCCCGTGCAATAGCAGGCGGCACTGCCTCACACAGCGGTCATGCCCTGCATGTGGCTCATGTGTTCAAGAAAATCCTGACCGGGGAAGCACCGGACTACGCCATTAGGGACGAAGTTAAGCTCAAGGCTGTGGCCGTGCGGATCGGCATAGACGTGGAAGGCCGCTCGGTCGTGGATATAGCCCGTGAGTTACTGGACAAGGCCCTCGCTGAATTCGGTGATAAGGGCGAACCTCTGACCTGGGCCGCAAGCACCGTCCCGCACGGTCGCATTGACGTCTGTAGGGAGCTGGGGATCGTACCCACCAGTATTGACAGCACCATAGCCGAGGTTATGCATCGAACCACCTATGGTGTGGATGCTGACCCGATCAACATCCTCCTTGGTGCGCTAAAATGTGCTGTGGCCGATTACACAGCCTGTCATCTGGCAACAGATCTCTCCGACATCCTTTTCGGCACCCCCCAGCCTGTGATCAGCAAGGCCAATCTGGGAGTGCTCAGGGAAGAGGCCGTCAATATAGCCCTGCACGGCCATAACCCGCTGCTCAGTGATATCATTGCCCAAGTCGCCTCTGAGCCGGAACTGATTGCCGAGGCTAAAAAGGCAGGAGCCATCGAAGGGCTGAATGTGGTCGGCATCTGCTGCACCGGCAATGAAGTCCTGATGCGGCACGGTATTCCTTTGGCAACCAGCTCGGTCTCCCAGGAGGTCGCGATCATGACCGGGGCACTGGATGCAATGGTGGTGGATTACCAATGCATCATGCCTGCGGTGGCCACGGTGGCGGAGTGCTTTCACACCAAGGTCATCACCACTATGCCTATTGCCAAGATGCCCGGTGCCGAGCACATGGCCTTTGATGACGAAAACGCGGCAGAATGCGCCCGTGCCATTGTCCGGCAGGGGATTGAGCGTTTCAAATTGCGGAACCCGGACAAGGTCTGCATCCCGCAAGAATCCTCCACAGCCATAGCCGGTTTCTCAGCCGAAGCCATTATCGGCGCACTGGCCAAGGTCAATGCCGATGATCCGCTCAAGCCGCTGATCGACAATATCGTGGCTGGCAATATTCGGGGCATCTGCCTCTTTGCCGGTTGCAACACGGTCAAGGTGCCCCAAGATCATAACTACGTGGAAATGGTCAAAAAGCTGCTGGCCGAGAATGTCCTGATCCTGGCCACGGGCTGTGCCTCATCCGCCTATGCGCGGCACGGTTTCATGACCTCTGAGGCAACAAAGAAATATGCGGGCAAGGGGCTGGCTGCCGTGCTTACAGCTATCGGCGAGGCTGCCGGTCTGGAAGCGGCCTTGCCACCGGTGCTGCATATGGGTTCCTGTGTGGACAACCCCAGGGCCGTAGATGTGGCTGCGGCAGTGGCCGATAAGCTGGGCGTGGACATGAGCCAATTACCGGTTGTTGCTTCGGCCCCGGAAGCGGTCACGGAAAAGGCGGTTGCTATCGGCACATGGGCTGTGGTCGGCGGTTTCCCAACCCATCTCGGTGTGATACCGCCGGTCCTGGGGAGCAAGCTGGTCACCGAGACCCTGACGGCTACGTTAAAAGATCTGCTGGGCGGGTATTTCATTGTTGAGCCTGATCCGCTCAAAGCTGCCGATGCCCTGTTGGCTGTCATTGATGAACGCCGGGCCGGTTTGGGCCTGTCATAA
- a CDS encoding branched-chain amino acid ABC transporter permease LivH (LivHMGF is the membrane component of the LIV-I/LS branched-chain amino acid transporter), translated as MDFDFEYLIELFFSGLTRGSIYALIALGYTMVYGIIGLINFAHGEIYMIGAFTAFIVATVLSIYGFPLFAVLILAAIAAMIWAAAYGFTVEKLAYSPLRDAPRLSPLISAIGMSIFLQNYVMLAQTSDFLSFPELIPEFAFLEPYAYVIGSTDFVILVTTAVVMGLLTWLIKFTRLGKAMRATAQDQTMAQLVGININNVISATFVIGSALAALGGLLIASHVGQINFFIGFIAGIKAFTAAVLGGIGSVPGAVLGSFILGLTEAFATGYVSSDYEDVFAFSLLVLILIFRPAGILGKASVEKV; from the coding sequence ATGGACTTTGATTTTGAATATCTGATTGAACTGTTTTTCAGCGGCCTGACCCGAGGGTCCATCTATGCCTTGATTGCTCTGGGTTACACGATGGTCTACGGCATTATCGGCCTGATCAATTTTGCTCATGGTGAAATTTACATGATAGGTGCCTTTACCGCCTTTATCGTTGCCACTGTGCTCTCTATTTATGGTTTTCCCCTTTTTGCTGTACTGATCCTAGCGGCTATTGCTGCAATGATTTGGGCTGCGGCCTACGGATTCACTGTGGAAAAGCTAGCTTACAGCCCTCTGCGTGATGCGCCCCGGTTATCTCCTCTGATTTCCGCTATCGGTATGTCGATTTTTCTCCAAAATTATGTCATGCTGGCCCAGACCTCGGACTTTCTTTCCTTTCCCGAACTGATCCCGGAGTTTGCCTTTTTGGAGCCTTACGCCTACGTTATCGGATCAACCGATTTTGTCATATTGGTCACCACTGCTGTGGTCATGGGCCTTTTGACCTGGCTGATCAAGTTTACCCGACTAGGAAAAGCCATGCGAGCCACTGCCCAGGATCAAACAATGGCTCAGCTGGTAGGGATTAATATTAATAACGTTATTTCTGCAACCTTTGTTATAGGCTCAGCACTGGCAGCACTCGGCGGCCTGCTCATCGCCTCTCATGTGGGACAGATCAATTTCTTTATTGGATTTATCGCTGGGATTAAGGCCTTTACTGCGGCGGTTTTGGGAGGGATTGGCTCTGTTCCGGGAGCCGTGCTCGGCAGTTTTATTCTCGGCTTGACCGAAGCCTTTGCCACTGGGTATGTCTCCAGTGATTATGAAGATGTATTTGCTTTTTCCCTGCTGGTGCTGATCTTGATCTTTCGGCCTGCCGGTATTCTTGGCAAGGCCAGTGTGGAGAAGGTGTGA
- a CDS encoding NAD(P)H-dependent glycerol-3-phosphate dehydrogenase: MEHRPIKQTAVIGAGSWGTTLAKLLADKVADKGEQVFLWSHRAEHVDALRRDRENRRYLPGVALPGNLHPVNTFDSLSSCQCLVMVVPSHGFREVFRQLIPQLQDGTHLVSAVKGIEIETRQTMCEVMQQELAQQGRAGTMFIGVLSGPSFADEVATGQPTAVTVGFSDSRAAKTVQHLFSTSFFRVYTSSDTIGLEISAAMKNVIAIAAGISDGLGYGLNTRAALITRGLAEITRLGIALGADPLTFCGLGGMGDLVLTCTGNLSRNRTVGLKLGEGRTLQQALAEMTMVAEGVRTTKSCYRLAATVGVEMPILEQTYQILYEDKPCRAAVQDLFGRSLKEE; this comes from the coding sequence ATGGAACACCGACCGATTAAACAGACAGCGGTTATCGGGGCAGGCAGTTGGGGAACTACCTTAGCCAAGCTCTTGGCGGATAAGGTGGCGGACAAAGGAGAGCAGGTTTTTCTTTGGAGCCATAGAGCCGAACATGTAGATGCCTTGCGCCGGGACAGAGAAAATCGAAGATACCTGCCCGGTGTTGCCTTGCCGGGTAATCTGCACCCAGTGAACACCTTTGACAGCCTGTCTTCCTGTCAATGTCTGGTTATGGTCGTGCCCTCCCACGGGTTCCGTGAAGTGTTTCGCCAACTCATCCCCCAACTCCAGGATGGGACGCATCTTGTCTCTGCTGTTAAGGGGATTGAGATTGAAACCCGCCAGACCATGTGCGAAGTCATGCAGCAGGAGCTTGCCCAGCAGGGCAGAGCTGGTACGATGTTTATCGGGGTACTGAGCGGTCCCAGCTTTGCCGATGAAGTCGCCACAGGTCAACCCACTGCCGTCACTGTCGGTTTTTCCGACAGCAGGGCTGCGAAAACGGTACAGCATCTTTTCTCAACATCTTTCTTCAGGGTCTACACCAGTTCGGATACCATCGGCCTGGAGATCTCTGCGGCTATGAAAAATGTGATCGCTATTGCTGCCGGTATTTCCGACGGCTTAGGTTACGGACTGAATACGCGGGCAGCCCTGATTACCCGTGGCCTTGCGGAAATCACTCGTCTGGGTATCGCGCTCGGAGCAGATCCGCTGACTTTTTGCGGACTTGGAGGGATGGGGGATCTCGTTCTGACCTGCACAGGCAACCTGAGCCGTAACAGGACGGTGGGACTCAAACTCGGCGAAGGCCGTACCTTGCAACAGGCCTTGGCCGAGATGACGATGGTCGCAGAAGGTGTCAGAACGACAAAATCCTGCTATCGGCTGGCCGCTACTGTGGGCGTTGAAATGCCCATTCTTGAACAGACCTACCAGATTCTTTATGAGGATAAGCCCTGCCGGGCTGCGGTGCAGGATTTGTTCGGGCGGAGTCTGAAGGAGGAGTAG
- the gyrA gene encoding DNA gyrase subunit A: MTTATDQENNSPKLPSIDIEQELRKSYLDYAMSVIVGRALPDVRDGLKPVHRRTLYAMRELGTTYNRPYVKSARIVGDVIGKYHPHGDTAVYDTLVRMAQDFSLRYPLVDGQGNFGSMDGDPPAAMRYTEARMTKLDQELIADLEKDTVDFIPTYDNSQMEPTVLPSKIPNILINGSEGIAVGMATKIPPHNLTEVIDALTALVDDPELSVHQLMDIITGPDFPTGGFICGRAGIREAYETGRGVIVMRARLHVEQRKKSGEAIVVTEIPFQQNKAKLVKKIAMLMKEKRITSIAEVRDESDRHGLRVVMDLKKDEIPDVTINQLFKMTPLQKSFGIIMLCIVNNKPEVLNLKEVLLHFIDHRRTVIYRRTAFELRKAEERAHLLEGLKIALDNLDEVVKLIRASASPAEAKAGLIERFELSELQAQVILDMRLQKLTGLERDKIIQEYTEIMERIAWLTEVLSDDALVMQIVRDEFEAIKEQYGDERRSEIIDAPDEILPEDMITPEEMVVTVSLNGYIKRNQLSLYRAQRRGGKGVAGMAAVEDDFVTDLYTASTLDTFLFFTNKARVFWRKVYELPMAGRTARGRAVVNLLELAEGEKLAAILSIPGLADADESHTILTVTKKGRVKKTSIAEYKKPVRKGKLGLTIKDDDEILCAAMTSGDDHVFLVTKNGQSIHFHEDDVRTMGRTAAGVKGITLAENDEVVAAVVLKNHEEDDSILTVTENGYGKRTAASDYRLQKRGGKGIFAIKTSERNGMVVGALQVVDEDQVMLIADSAKVIRLPMDSMRIIGRNTQGVKMINLNEGEKVVALSMLARNSDDDLEEDSSEGDAGDQGNLTDRTDHILQDTQQDTDKGTDGTPTD, encoded by the coding sequence ATGACAACAGCAACAGATCAGGAAAACAACTCGCCCAAACTCCCCTCCATCGACATTGAACAGGAATTGCGCAAATCCTATCTGGATTATGCCATGTCCGTTATCGTTGGTCGGGCACTCCCCGACGTGCGCGATGGCCTGAAGCCGGTACACCGACGCACCCTATACGCCATGCGGGAATTAGGGACCACCTATAATCGACCTTACGTGAAATCCGCCCGTATTGTCGGTGATGTTATAGGTAAGTACCACCCCCACGGTGACACTGCCGTGTACGACACCTTGGTACGAATGGCCCAGGATTTTTCATTGCGCTATCCCTTGGTGGATGGTCAAGGAAACTTTGGTTCCATGGACGGGGATCCACCAGCTGCTATGCGTTATACCGAAGCGCGAATGACCAAGCTGGACCAGGAACTTATTGCTGATCTTGAGAAGGATACTGTTGACTTCATTCCAACATATGACAACTCGCAGATGGAGCCCACGGTACTCCCGTCTAAGATTCCCAATATTCTGATCAACGGGTCTGAAGGAATCGCGGTGGGTATGGCGACCAAGATTCCGCCGCATAACCTGACCGAGGTTATCGACGCCCTGACAGCCTTGGTTGACGATCCAGAGCTGTCTGTGCATCAACTGATGGATATTATCACCGGGCCGGATTTTCCCACAGGAGGTTTTATCTGCGGTCGGGCGGGAATTCGGGAGGCCTATGAGACCGGACGCGGGGTGATTGTGATGCGGGCCCGCCTGCATGTTGAGCAGAGGAAAAAAAGCGGTGAAGCCATTGTGGTCACCGAGATCCCCTTTCAGCAAAACAAGGCGAAGCTGGTCAAAAAAATTGCCATGCTGATGAAAGAAAAACGGATCACTTCTATTGCCGAAGTCCGTGATGAATCAGACAGGCATGGACTGCGGGTCGTCATGGACCTGAAAAAAGATGAGATCCCGGATGTAACCATCAATCAGCTGTTCAAGATGACACCGCTGCAAAAAAGCTTTGGCATCATCATGCTCTGCATTGTTAATAATAAGCCGGAAGTCCTCAACCTGAAAGAGGTGCTGCTCCATTTCATAGATCACCGACGCACGGTCATCTATCGTCGCACCGCCTTTGAACTGCGCAAGGCCGAAGAGCGTGCCCATCTCTTGGAAGGATTGAAGATCGCCCTGGACAACTTGGACGAGGTGGTTAAACTCATCAGAGCTTCGGCCAGTCCAGCAGAGGCCAAAGCTGGCTTGATCGAACGCTTTGAGCTCTCTGAACTCCAGGCCCAGGTTATTCTGGATATGCGCCTGCAAAAACTCACTGGCCTGGAACGCGATAAGATCATTCAGGAATATACGGAAATCATGGAGCGCATCGCTTGGCTGACAGAAGTACTCTCTGATGATGCCTTGGTCATGCAGATTGTCCGGGATGAATTCGAGGCGATTAAGGAACAGTACGGGGATGAACGTCGCTCAGAAATCATTGATGCACCTGATGAGATCCTGCCTGAAGATATGATCACCCCGGAAGAAATGGTGGTGACTGTCTCCCTTAACGGTTATATCAAGCGTAATCAGTTATCCCTGTACCGGGCTCAGCGTCGGGGAGGCAAAGGCGTTGCTGGCATGGCCGCTGTTGAGGACGATTTTGTCACGGATCTGTACACCGCTTCCACCCTAGACACCTTCCTCTTTTTCACCAATAAAGCACGGGTTTTCTGGCGCAAGGTGTATGAACTCCCCATGGCTGGTCGCACGGCGCGGGGTCGAGCTGTGGTTAATCTCCTGGAGCTGGCTGAAGGAGAAAAATTAGCTGCCATCCTCTCGATCCCTGGTTTGGCTGATGCGGACGAGAGCCACACCATCCTCACGGTCACCAAGAAAGGCAGGGTCAAAAAAACCAGTATTGCCGAATACAAGAAGCCTGTACGTAAGGGCAAGCTGGGCCTGACCATTAAGGATGACGATGAGATACTCTGCGCTGCCATGACTTCCGGTGATGACCACGTCTTCCTGGTAACGAAAAACGGCCAGTCCATTCATTTTCATGAGGATGATGTCCGGACCATGGGACGCACCGCCGCCGGTGTAAAAGGGATCACCCTTGCTGAAAATGACGAGGTGGTGGCTGCTGTTGTCCTGAAAAATCATGAAGAGGATGACTCCATTCTCACGGTCACGGAAAACGGCTACGGAAAACGAACTGCGGCGTCGGATTATCGTCTCCAGAAACGAGGCGGCAAAGGTATCTTCGCTATTAAAACCAGTGAACGGAACGGCATGGTGGTCGGAGCCCTTCAGGTGGTAGATGAGGATCAGGTCATGCTCATTGCTGATTCAGCCAAGGTTATCCGACTGCCTATGGACTCCATGCGGATCATCGGGCGTAATACCCAAGGGGTCAAGATGATCAATCTCAATGAAGGAGAGAAGGTCGTGGCTCTGTCCATGCTGGCCCGCAATAGTGATGATGACCTGGAGGAGGATTCTTCAGAGGGTGATGCAGGTGACCAGGGGAATTTAACTGATCGGACGGACCATATTCTGCAGGATACCCAGCAGGACACGGACAAGGGAACAGATGGAACACCGACCGATTAA
- a CDS encoding glycosyltransferase family 2 protein: MYLDKKIAVVIPAHNEEKLIGKVIETMPDYVDLIVVVDDCSQDQTVAIVQSLAISNKKIVYLEHEQNKGVGAAIATGYIWARDHKVDVTAVMAADFQMDPEDLPRILAPVCKNECDYTKGNRLFRGESWGMIPKYRYIGNSFLSLFTKIASGYWHVADSQSGYTAISLQALRALKLEAIYPRYGMPNDLLISLNIANMRVRDISIRPVYNVGEVSGIKVRKVLCTIPLILAKGFIRRMVEKYIIRDFHPLIFFYFLGGLFLFFGLILTVRAFIYLGIDGSLPPINTLAAMFSFMSSSLFTLFAMWFDMECNKDLR; the protein is encoded by the coding sequence ATGTATCTTGATAAAAAAATAGCCGTTGTCATCCCGGCTCATAACGAAGAAAAACTCATAGGCAAGGTCATTGAGACTATGCCCGATTATGTGGATCTCATCGTGGTGGTTGACGATTGCAGCCAAGATCAGACAGTGGCTATTGTTCAGTCCTTGGCCATATCAAATAAGAAGATTGTCTATCTGGAGCACGAGCAGAACAAGGGTGTTGGAGCAGCCATTGCTACGGGGTATATCTGGGCGCGTGATCATAAGGTGGATGTAACCGCTGTCATGGCTGCTGATTTTCAGATGGATCCGGAAGATTTGCCGAGGATTTTGGCACCGGTTTGTAAAAATGAATGTGATTATACAAAGGGGAATCGGCTGTTTCGAGGTGAGTCATGGGGAATGATTCCCAAGTATCGCTATATCGGCAACTCTTTTCTTTCCCTGTTTACCAAGATAGCCTCTGGTTATTGGCATGTGGCGGACTCGCAGAGCGGATATACTGCGATTTCCTTACAGGCTCTGAGGGCCCTTAAACTCGAAGCCATTTATCCGCGTTATGGAATGCCGAATGACCTCCTGATCAGTTTGAATATCGCTAATATGCGAGTACGGGATATTTCTATCCGTCCTGTTTATAATGTGGGTGAGGTTTCCGGTATTAAGGTGAGAAAGGTGTTGTGCACCATTCCGTTGATTCTCGCGAAAGGTTTCATCCGGAGAATGGTGGAAAAATATATTATTCGGGATTTTCACCCTCTTATCTTTTTCTATTTCCTTGGCGGGCTCTTCTTATTTTTTGGCCTCATTTTGACCGTTCGTGCCTTTATTTATCTCGGTATTGATGGAAGCCTACCCCCTATCAACACCTTGGCTGCCATGTTTTCCTTTATGAGCTCTAGTCTGTTTACATTGTTTGCTATGTGGTTTGATATGGAATGTAATAAGGATTTGAGATAG